A single region of the Anaerococcus urinomassiliensis genome encodes:
- a CDS encoding tetratricopeptide repeat protein, protein MNNYFRKYTENLAYLNLKDTSSNELLKDLDLPVYIDDMKTGIMTGQMQEEISLEKFLDGMIINIGVDPDFIHADEYKVILNKYIPDIARYTSSKALASDNSDKSLLFLRGGYILNPEDNYNSYLYARYLWPIAFNLEEENADEFVKEGLKILQDIISRDHNFAIAYYELGNIYKNLGEYIKARSYYNNALQKTDSPEAMDEIRDKLTEINDNAEIEEALYFIGKSRYDDAIKKLTGLLSNKKRADAYYYLGVAYQNIGQYDNSIMAFENSLDAGADFREVYNDYGVSLYLREKPYEALNIIEEGLDKYPSDPRISYNKIQINLVIGNINKAKEDIEELLTFDDLSDEIRHNLMIIKNQFEI, encoded by the coding sequence CGAAAATATACAGAAAACTTGGCATATCTAAACTTAAAGGATACATCTTCTAATGAACTATTAAAAGACCTAGATTTGCCAGTATATATCGACGATATGAAAACTGGCATTATGACAGGTCAGATGCAAGAAGAAATTTCCTTGGAAAAATTCTTAGATGGAATGATTATAAATATAGGTGTTGATCCTGATTTTATCCACGCTGACGAATACAAGGTTATTTTAAACAAGTACATTCCAGATATTGCTAGATACACCTCAAGCAAGGCCTTAGCAAGCGATAATAGTGATAAATCTCTTTTGTTTTTAAGGGGAGGATATATTCTAAATCCAGAAGATAATTACAATTCATATCTATACGCCAGATATCTATGGCCAATTGCTTTTAATCTAGAAGAAGAAAATGCAGACGAATTTGTAAAAGAAGGCCTTAAAATCTTGCAAGATATAATCTCAAGAGACCATAACTTTGCTATAGCTTACTATGAACTCGGCAATATTTACAAAAATTTGGGAGAATACATCAAGGCAAGAAGTTACTATAACAATGCATTGCAAAAAACTGATTCACCAGAAGCTATGGATGAAATAAGGGATAAGCTTACAGAAATAAATGACAATGCAGAGATTGAAGAAGCTCTTTATTTCATTGGCAAATCTAGGTATGATGATGCAATCAAAAAATTGACTGGGCTTCTTTCAAATAAGAAACGTGCTGATGCATATTATTATCTGGGAGTTGCCTACCAAAATATCGGCCAATACGACAATTCTATTATGGCTTTCGAAAATTCCCTTGATGCAGGTGCAGATTTTAGAGAAGTCTACAATGACTATGGAGTCTCCCTATACCTAAGGGAAAAACCATACGAAGCTTTAAATATAATAGAAGAAGGCTTGGACAAATATCCATCAGATCCAAGGATTTCCTATAACAAAATACAAATCAACTTAGTTATAGGAAATATTAACAAGGCAAAAGAA